A window from Citrus sinensis cultivar Valencia sweet orange chromosome 5, DVS_A1.0, whole genome shotgun sequence encodes these proteins:
- the LOC102625253 gene encoding general transcription and DNA repair factor IIH subunit TFB4 isoform X1, translated as MASAPSKLYSDDVSLVVVLLDTNPFFWSSSSLSFSQFLTHVLAFLNAILTLNQLNQVVVIATGYNSCDYVYDSSSTGNQSVGNGRMPSLCATLLQNLEEFMNKDEQLGKQEPEGRIACSLLSGSLSMALCYIQRVFRSGLLHPQPRILCLQGSPDGPEQYVAIMNAIFSAQRSMVPIDSCYLGAQNSAFLQQASYITGGVHHKPQQLDGLFQYLLTIFGTDLHSRNFLQLPKPVGVDFRASCFCHKNTIDMGYICSVCLSIYCKHLKKCSTCGSVFGQAQTQSDEPSATNRKRKTTDA; from the exons ATGGCTTCAGCTCCCTCAAAGCTCTACTCAG ATGATGTTAGCCTTGTGGTCGTGTTACTAGACACAAACCCCTTCTTCTGGAGCTCTTCTTCTTTATCCTTCTCTCAATTTCTCACTCAT gTTCTTGCGTTTTTGAATGCAATATTGACTCTAAATCAGCTTAACCAAGTTGTGGTTATTGCCACTGGGTATAATTCGTGTGACTATGTCTATGATTCGTCCTCAACGGGCAATCAGAGCGTTGGAAATGGTAGAATGCCCTCTTTATGTGCGACTTTGTTGCAAAATTTGGAGGAGTTTATGAATAAAGATGAGCAACTTGGTAAACAAGAGCCAGAGGGGAGGATTGCTTGTTCCTTGTTGTCGGGCTCCTTATCCATGGCTCTTTGTT ACATACAGAGAGTTTTCCGTTCGGGATTGCTCCATCCGCAACCTCGA ATTTTATGCTTGCAGGGATCCCCAGATGGACCTGAACA aTATGTTGCAATCATGAATGCAATATTCTCTGCCCAACGCTCTATG GTTCCTATTGACTCTTGCTATTTAGGGGCTCAAAATTCTGCTTTCCTGCAGCAG GCTTCTTACATTACTGGTGGAGTACATCATAAGCCTCAACAATTGGATGGGCTCTTTCAATATCTCTTG ACAATTTTTGGAACTGATTTGCATTCCCGCAACTTTCTACAACTTCCTAAGCCTGTTGGTGTTGATTTCCGTGCATC CTGTTTCTGCCATAAAAATACAATTGACATGGGCTACATTTGCTCTGTGTGTTTGTCCATATATTGTAAGCATCTCAAGAAATGCTCAACGTGCGG GTCAGTATTTGGTCAGGCACAAACCCAATCAGACGAGCCTTCTGCAACTAATCGAAAGAGAAAGACAACGGATGCATAA
- the LOC102624007 gene encoding gamma-glutamylcyclotransferase 2-3 isoform X1, whose product MWVFGYGSLIWKAGFHFDERVVGFIKGYRRVFHQGSTDHRGTPKFPGRTVTLEPAEGEVCWGAAYKITKKEDKEVAVTYLEVREKQYDKKAYLDLFTDPMATTPAVSGVMVYIASANKQLNSNYLGPASLEDIAKQIIQAEGPSGPNRDYLFQLEKALLELECSGCEDKHVIDLANTVRRILSEEDSASK is encoded by the exons atgTGGGTATTTGGTTACGGGTCTCTAATATGGAAAGCTGGGTTTCATTTTGATGAACGTGTTGTTGGTTTCATCAAAGGATACCGCCGTGTATTCCAccaag GAAGTACGGATCACAGAGGGACACCAAAGTTTCCTGGAAGAACAGTGACATTGGAGCCTGCTGAGGGCGAAGTTTGT TGGGGAGCTGCATACAAGATCaccaaaaaagaagataaagaagTTGCGGTGACG TATTTAGAAGTGAGGGAGAAACAATATGACAAGAAAGCTTATCTTGATTTGTTCACT GATCCCATGGCTACAACTCCAGCAGTTTCAGGAGTAATGGT ATACATTGCATCTGCAAACAAACAGCTCAACAGTAACTATTTGGGCCCTGCATCTCTTGAAGATATTGCCAA ACAAATTATTCAAGCTGAAGGCCCCTCAGGACCCAACAGAGATTACCTCTTCCAGCTTGAGAAGGCTCTTCTTGAACTCG AATGCTCAGGATGTGAAGACAAGCATGTCATTGATCTTGCGAATACAGTCAGGCGCATTCTTTCAGAGGAGGACTCGGCCTCAAAGTGA
- the LOC102624007 gene encoding gamma-glutamylcyclotransferase 2-3 isoform X2, giving the protein MWVFGYGSLIWKAGFHFDERVVGFIKGYRRVFHQGSTDHRGTPKFPGRTVTLEPAEGEVCWGAAYKITKKEDKEVAVTYLEVREKQYDKKAYLDLFTDPMATTPAVSGVMVYIASANKQLNSNYLGPASLEDIAKQIIQAEGPSGPNRDYLFQLEKALLELGCEDKHVIDLANTVRRILSEEDSASK; this is encoded by the exons atgTGGGTATTTGGTTACGGGTCTCTAATATGGAAAGCTGGGTTTCATTTTGATGAACGTGTTGTTGGTTTCATCAAAGGATACCGCCGTGTATTCCAccaag GAAGTACGGATCACAGAGGGACACCAAAGTTTCCTGGAAGAACAGTGACATTGGAGCCTGCTGAGGGCGAAGTTTGT TGGGGAGCTGCATACAAGATCaccaaaaaagaagataaagaagTTGCGGTGACG TATTTAGAAGTGAGGGAGAAACAATATGACAAGAAAGCTTATCTTGATTTGTTCACT GATCCCATGGCTACAACTCCAGCAGTTTCAGGAGTAATGGT ATACATTGCATCTGCAAACAAACAGCTCAACAGTAACTATTTGGGCCCTGCATCTCTTGAAGATATTGCCAA ACAAATTATTCAAGCTGAAGGCCCCTCAGGACCCAACAGAGATTACCTCTTCCAGCTTGAGAAGGCTCTTCTTGAACTCG GATGTGAAGACAAGCATGTCATTGATCTTGCGAATACAGTCAGGCGCATTCTTTCAGAGGAGGACTCGGCCTCAAAGTGA
- the LOC102624007 gene encoding gamma-glutamylcyclotransferase 2-3 isoform X3, which yields MWVFGYGSLIWKAGFHFDERVVGFIKGYRRVFHQGSTDHRGTPKFPGRTVTLEPAEGEVCYLEVREKQYDKKAYLDLFTDPMATTPAVSGVMVYIASANKQLNSNYLGPASLEDIAKQIIQAEGPSGPNRDYLFQLEKALLELECSGCEDKHVIDLANTVRRILSEEDSASK from the exons atgTGGGTATTTGGTTACGGGTCTCTAATATGGAAAGCTGGGTTTCATTTTGATGAACGTGTTGTTGGTTTCATCAAAGGATACCGCCGTGTATTCCAccaag GAAGTACGGATCACAGAGGGACACCAAAGTTTCCTGGAAGAACAGTGACATTGGAGCCTGCTGAGGGCGAAGTTTGT TATTTAGAAGTGAGGGAGAAACAATATGACAAGAAAGCTTATCTTGATTTGTTCACT GATCCCATGGCTACAACTCCAGCAGTTTCAGGAGTAATGGT ATACATTGCATCTGCAAACAAACAGCTCAACAGTAACTATTTGGGCCCTGCATCTCTTGAAGATATTGCCAA ACAAATTATTCAAGCTGAAGGCCCCTCAGGACCCAACAGAGATTACCTCTTCCAGCTTGAGAAGGCTCTTCTTGAACTCG AATGCTCAGGATGTGAAGACAAGCATGTCATTGATCTTGCGAATACAGTCAGGCGCATTCTTTCAGAGGAGGACTCGGCCTCAAAGTGA
- the LOC102624672 gene encoding uncharacterized protein LOC102624672 isoform X2 gives MDGAGGVSASKDSAESAKENVSSTKEEEKSPEGYQSAKDVKEPCPENYEKMEDSPVLGLMTGNKKTKFETEEAQGDGNKEDPSESAIKKAIRKRAAYIKTNIEKVTMAGLRRILEEDLKLDKFTLDSFKKMISQELDEVLKSSEVLEPSTVEKKKSLKKNYQSKAKEVSSEGSSDSSDGEVDEEDEMKPRKKIVSKGKVQNNEGLKKRKRPEKETKASIKKKTKAVKIASEDNNDAESGSVSDDGRSQSSSEKPIKKKVVSTPAYGKRVEHLKTVIKSCAMSIPPSVYKKVKQAPENKREAQLIKELEGILSREGLSSNPSEKEIKEVKKKKERARELEGIDMSNIVSSSRRRSATSFVPPPKPKIPDESESGDSEDSDDEDNDSDDSDDEDNEEDDGNDDGDAESKSEEVKEEDEAEDSD, from the exons ATGGATGGTGCTGGTGGTGTCAGTGCCTCAAAGGATTCTGCAGAAAGTGCTAAAGAAAATGTTTCTTctacaaaagaagaagaaaaatcacCCGAAGGATATCAGTCTGCAAAAGATGTAAAGGAACCTTGCCctgaaaattatgaaaaaatggaAGACTCTCCTGTTTTGGGCCTTATGAcaggaaataaaaaaactaaatttgaaACTGAGGAAGCACAAGGTGATGGAAATAAAGAAGATCCAAGTGAGAGCGCTATAAAAAAAGCTATTAGAAAAAGAGCTGCTTATATCAAAACTAATATCGA GAAAGTTACAATGGCTGGGCTTCGTCGAATTTTGGAAGAGGATCTTAAACTTGATAAGTTTACTCTTGAttcatttaagaaaatgattagtCAAGAACTAGATGAG GTATTGAAATCTTCTGAAGTTTTGGAACCTTCAACTgtggagaagaagaaaagccttaagaaaaattatcagaGTAAAGCAAAAGAGGTCAGTAGTGAAGGAAGTTCTGATTCATCAGATGGCGAAGTAGATGAGGAAGATGAAATGAAGCCCAGAAAGAAAATTGTTTCGAAAGGAAAGGTGCAGAACAATGAAggacttaaaaaaagaaaaagaccaGAGAAGGAGACCAAGGCATCTATCAAGAAGAAGACCAAGGCTGTGAAAATAGCGTCAGAGGACAATAATGATGCAGAAAGTGGAAGTGTCTCTGACGATGGTCGCTCGCAGTCATCTTCTGAAAAACCTATAAAG AAAAAGGTAGTTTCAACTCCAGCTTATGGCAAACGCGTAGAACATCTGAAAACAGTTATAAAATCATGCGCGATGAG tATTCCTCCCTCAGTTTACAAGAAAGTCAAGCAGGCACCTGAGAACAAACGTGAAGCTCAACTAATAAAGGAATTGGAGGGTATACTTTCTAGGGAAGGATTGTCTTCAAACCCTTCAGAAAAAG AAATCAAGGaagttaaaaagaagaaggaaagaGCAAGAGAACTTGAGGGCATTGACATGAGTAACATTGTATCAAGTTCACGTAGAAGGTCTGCGACGAGCTTTGTACCTCCTCCAAAGCCCAAAATACCAGATGAAAGTGAGAGTGGTGATAGTGAAGATTCTGATGATGAGGACAATGATAGTGACGACAGTGATGACGAAGATAACGAAGAGGATGATGGCAACGATGATGGTGATGCTGAAAGCAAGAGTGAAGAGGTAAAAGAAG AGGATGAGGCAGAAGACAGTGATTGA
- the LOC102623712 gene encoding WAT1-related protein At4g08300, whose amino-acid sequence MGDQTPFVSFCLALSKFKPYLAIISLQFGYAGMYIITMVSLKHGMSHYVLAVYRHVVATIVLAPFAFVLERKIRPKLTLPVFLRIMALGFLEPVLDQNLYYLGMKYTTATFASATVNILPAVTFILAIIFRLETVNVRRLQSLAKVIGTAVTVAGAMVMTLYKGPIINFTSGGAGSHHGSSVDSSDSHFFTGTLMLIGSCFGWAGFFILQSFTLKKYPAELSLSTLICLMGVVEGAAVSLIMERDMSAWKIGFDSRLLAAAYSGVVCSGIAYYVQGFVSKQKGPVFVTSFSPLCMIITSALGVIILAELVHLGSILGAILIVFGLYTVVWGKSKDPPSSAASFTDEKAAAQELPITCKSINVDDNNIDGPGGMLKTNQAKSTLTQGA is encoded by the exons ATGGGCGACCAAACAccatttgtttcattttgcCTAGCTCTTAGCAAATTCAAACCCTATCTAGCAATAATCTCCTTGCAATTTGGTTATGCAGGCATGTACATAATCACCATGGTTTCTTTGAAACATGGCATGAGTCATTACGTACTTGCTGTTTATCGGCACGTGGTTGCCACGATTGTCTTGGCACCTTTCGCCTTCGTACTCGAAAG gAAAATAAGGCCGAAGCTGACACTCCCGGTCTTTCTAAGAATAATGGCTCTTGGTTTCCTCGA GCCAGTGCTGGATCAGAACCTCTACTACCTGGGAATGAAATACACTACAGCAACATTTGCATCTGCCACTGTCAATATCCTTCCAGCCGTTACCTTTATACTGGCGATTATATTCAG GTTGGAGACTGTAAATGTGAGGAGGTTACAGAGTCTGGCCAAGGTAATTGGAACTGCCGTCACGGTGGCGGGAGCCATGGTTATGACTTTGTACAAAGGTCCGATTATCAATTTCACAAGCGGAGGAGCAGGTAGCCACCATGGAAGTAGTGTCGATTCCAGTGACAGTCATTTTTTCACTGGCACATTAATGCTTATAGGCAGTTGCTTTGGTTGGGCCGGCTTCTTCATATTGCAA TCATTTACGTTAAAAAAGTACCCAGCGGAGCTGTCTCTATCAACTTTGATATGCTTAATGGGCGTGGTGGAAGGAGCAGCAGTGTCTTTGATCATGGAACGTGACATGAGTGCCTGGAAAATTGGTTTCGACTCAAGGCTCCTCGCTGCTGCTTACTCG GGAGTGGTCTGCTCAGGCATTGCATATTATGTGCAAGGTTTTGTCAGTAAACAAAAAGGGCCAGTTTTTGTCACATCTTTTAGCCCTTTATGCATGATTATTACATCAGCTTTGGGAGTCATTATTTTGGCTGAGCTAGTCCATCTTGGAAG CATACTTGGAGCAATTCTCATTGTGTTTGGACTATACACTGTTGTGTGGGGCAAAAGCAAAGATCCTCCAAGCTCAGCAGCATCATTCACTGATGAGAAAGCAGCTGCACAAGAGTTACCCATCACATGTAAATCAATTAATGTTGATGATAATAACATTGATGGGCCAGGTGGGATGCTGAAGACTAATCAAGCAAAGAGTACCTTAACTCAAGGAGCTTGA
- the LOC102625253 gene encoding general transcription and DNA repair factor IIH subunit TFB4 isoform X2, whose translation MASAPSKLYSDDVSLVVVLLDTNPFFWSSSSLSFSQFLTHVLAFLNAILTLNQLNQVVVIATGYNSCDYVYDSSSTGNQSVGNGRMPSLCATLLQNLEEFMNKDEQLGKQEPEGRIACSLLSGSLSMALCYIQRVFRSGLLHPQPRGSPDGPEQYVAIMNAIFSAQRSMVPIDSCYLGAQNSAFLQQASYITGGVHHKPQQLDGLFQYLLTIFGTDLHSRNFLQLPKPVGVDFRASCFCHKNTIDMGYICSVCLSIYCKHLKKCSTCGSVFGQAQTQSDEPSATNRKRKTTDA comes from the exons ATGGCTTCAGCTCCCTCAAAGCTCTACTCAG ATGATGTTAGCCTTGTGGTCGTGTTACTAGACACAAACCCCTTCTTCTGGAGCTCTTCTTCTTTATCCTTCTCTCAATTTCTCACTCAT gTTCTTGCGTTTTTGAATGCAATATTGACTCTAAATCAGCTTAACCAAGTTGTGGTTATTGCCACTGGGTATAATTCGTGTGACTATGTCTATGATTCGTCCTCAACGGGCAATCAGAGCGTTGGAAATGGTAGAATGCCCTCTTTATGTGCGACTTTGTTGCAAAATTTGGAGGAGTTTATGAATAAAGATGAGCAACTTGGTAAACAAGAGCCAGAGGGGAGGATTGCTTGTTCCTTGTTGTCGGGCTCCTTATCCATGGCTCTTTGTT ACATACAGAGAGTTTTCCGTTCGGGATTGCTCCATCCGCAACCTCGA GGATCCCCAGATGGACCTGAACA aTATGTTGCAATCATGAATGCAATATTCTCTGCCCAACGCTCTATG GTTCCTATTGACTCTTGCTATTTAGGGGCTCAAAATTCTGCTTTCCTGCAGCAG GCTTCTTACATTACTGGTGGAGTACATCATAAGCCTCAACAATTGGATGGGCTCTTTCAATATCTCTTG ACAATTTTTGGAACTGATTTGCATTCCCGCAACTTTCTACAACTTCCTAAGCCTGTTGGTGTTGATTTCCGTGCATC CTGTTTCTGCCATAAAAATACAATTGACATGGGCTACATTTGCTCTGTGTGTTTGTCCATATATTGTAAGCATCTCAAGAAATGCTCAACGTGCGG GTCAGTATTTGGTCAGGCACAAACCCAATCAGACGAGCCTTCTGCAACTAATCGAAAGAGAAAGACAACGGATGCATAA
- the LOC102624967 gene encoding uncharacterized protein LOC102624967: MGGHEAMEVAKTVLEVADVAWTAVECCHHLHGHQHHNHHHDDKSVDADQIETKPISGEELESLKSENHRLRKLLEQNLKLLQNLSESPCLINDCPPDLHARLVATVDSEEFLTQLKSLHDKSVDGTGIMFPFKEATGDDVRAAGILVNIDQEEPSWWVWVTDEMVPSNVEEWSGIDDENYVVVSEEHVIDGVANFMAKCVLSNPKAQNMTPEELQKTLAKALGSMSKVEKILNIWHGGKMFYCLSTWGLALAGLYRSRTVLRLAAMGVQTTSKVVLRTL; the protein is encoded by the exons ATGGGGGGCCACGAGGCGATGGAGGTAGCGAAGACCGTTCTGGAGGTGGCTGACGTGGCGTGGACAGCCGTCGAATGCTGCCACCACCTCCACGGTCACCAACACCACAACCACCACCACGATGACAAGTCGGTTGACGCTGATCAGATCGAAACAAAGCCTATATCTGGGGAAGAGCTGGAGTCTCTGAAATCGGAGAATCATCGTTTAAGGAAGTTGCTCGAGCAGAACCTCAAGTTGCTTCAGAATTTGTCTGAATCGCCTTGTTTGATAAACGACTGCCCTCCCGAT CTGCATGCTCGCCTAGTGGCAACGGTGGATTCTGAGGAATTCTTGACTCAATTAAAATCTCTACATGATAAATCGGTTGATGGGACTGGGATTATGTTTCCTTTCAAGGAAGCTACAG GAGATGATGTGCGTGCGGCTGGAATTTTAGTTAACATTGACCAAGAAGAGCCAAGCTGGTGGGTATGGGTGACGGATGAAATGGTCCCGAGCAATGTTGAGGAATGGAGCGGAATTGATGATGAGAACTATGTTGTTGTTAGCGAGGAACATGTCATTGATGGGGTTGCCAACTTCATGGCTAAATGTGTTCTGTCAAACCCAAAAGCTCAG AATATGACGCCGGAGGAATTGCAGAAAA CTCTGGCAAAAGCATTGGGCAGCATGAGCAAAGTGGAGAAGATATTAAATATCTGGCATGGTGGGAAAATGTTTTATTGCCTCTCAACCTGGGGACTTGCTCTTGCAGG ATTGTACAGAAGTCGTACCGTGCTGAGACTTGCTGCAATGGGTGTTCAAACAACCAGCAAAGTTGTTCTTAGGACCCTCTGA
- the LOC102624672 gene encoding uncharacterized protein LOC102624672 isoform X1 yields the protein MTEEAQDSEAVKKNDPHDSIEPQIKAAMISRVSHFKEQADSLTFEGVRRLIEKDLGLETHALDVHKKFIKQCLLECMDGAGGVSASKDSAESAKENVSSTKEEEKSPEGYQSAKDVKEPCPENYEKMEDSPVLGLMTGNKKTKFETEEAQGDGNKEDPSESAIKKAIRKRAAYIKTNIEKVTMAGLRRILEEDLKLDKFTLDSFKKMISQELDEVLKSSEVLEPSTVEKKKSLKKNYQSKAKEVSSEGSSDSSDGEVDEEDEMKPRKKIVSKGKVQNNEGLKKRKRPEKETKASIKKKTKAVKIASEDNNDAESGSVSDDGRSQSSSEKPIKKKVVSTPAYGKRVEHLKTVIKSCAMSIPPSVYKKVKQAPENKREAQLIKELEGILSREGLSSNPSEKEIKEVKKKKERARELEGIDMSNIVSSSRRRSATSFVPPPKPKIPDESESGDSEDSDDEDNDSDDSDDEDNEEDDGNDDGDAESKSEEVKEEDEAEDSD from the exons ATGACAGAAGAAGCGCAAGATAGCGAGGCCGTGAAGAAGAACGATCCGCACGATAGCATCGAGCCACAGATTAAGGCGGCCATGATCTCTCGCGTTTCTCACTTCAAAGAACAAGCCGA TTCTTTGACTTTTGAAGGGGTCCGGCGATTGATAGAGAAGGACCTGGGGTTGGAAACACATGCTTTGGATGTTcataagaaatttataaagCAGTGTTTGCTAGAG TGCATGGATGGTGCTGGTGGTGTCAGTGCCTCAAAGGATTCTGCAGAAAGTGCTAAAGAAAATGTTTCTTctacaaaagaagaagaaaaatcacCCGAAGGATATCAGTCTGCAAAAGATGTAAAGGAACCTTGCCctgaaaattatgaaaaaatggaAGACTCTCCTGTTTTGGGCCTTATGAcaggaaataaaaaaactaaatttgaaACTGAGGAAGCACAAGGTGATGGAAATAAAGAAGATCCAAGTGAGAGCGCTATAAAAAAAGCTATTAGAAAAAGAGCTGCTTATATCAAAACTAATATCGA GAAAGTTACAATGGCTGGGCTTCGTCGAATTTTGGAAGAGGATCTTAAACTTGATAAGTTTACTCTTGAttcatttaagaaaatgattagtCAAGAACTAGATGAG GTATTGAAATCTTCTGAAGTTTTGGAACCTTCAACTgtggagaagaagaaaagccttaagaaaaattatcagaGTAAAGCAAAAGAGGTCAGTAGTGAAGGAAGTTCTGATTCATCAGATGGCGAAGTAGATGAGGAAGATGAAATGAAGCCCAGAAAGAAAATTGTTTCGAAAGGAAAGGTGCAGAACAATGAAggacttaaaaaaagaaaaagaccaGAGAAGGAGACCAAGGCATCTATCAAGAAGAAGACCAAGGCTGTGAAAATAGCGTCAGAGGACAATAATGATGCAGAAAGTGGAAGTGTCTCTGACGATGGTCGCTCGCAGTCATCTTCTGAAAAACCTATAAAG AAAAAGGTAGTTTCAACTCCAGCTTATGGCAAACGCGTAGAACATCTGAAAACAGTTATAAAATCATGCGCGATGAG tATTCCTCCCTCAGTTTACAAGAAAGTCAAGCAGGCACCTGAGAACAAACGTGAAGCTCAACTAATAAAGGAATTGGAGGGTATACTTTCTAGGGAAGGATTGTCTTCAAACCCTTCAGAAAAAG AAATCAAGGaagttaaaaagaagaaggaaagaGCAAGAGAACTTGAGGGCATTGACATGAGTAACATTGTATCAAGTTCACGTAGAAGGTCTGCGACGAGCTTTGTACCTCCTCCAAAGCCCAAAATACCAGATGAAAGTGAGAGTGGTGATAGTGAAGATTCTGATGATGAGGACAATGATAGTGACGACAGTGATGACGAAGATAACGAAGAGGATGATGGCAACGATGATGGTGATGCTGAAAGCAAGAGTGAAGAGGTAAAAGAAG AGGATGAGGCAGAAGACAGTGATTGA
- the LOC102623917 gene encoding LOW QUALITY PROTEIN: WAT1-related protein At4g08290 (The sequence of the model RefSeq protein was modified relative to this genomic sequence to represent the inferred CDS: inserted 1 base in 1 codon; deleted 2 bases in 2 codons), whose protein sequence is MVATIFWFLFFLAKKCIFIANHCDFYGSRDIDLFSSIAFVDKTYLLMIFLQFGSAGMFIISMATLNQGMNRYVPIVYGNAIAAFVLAPFALVLERKIGPKMKISNFLLIMTVGFLKPILDRSFTYLGMKFTSATYASAIDYECRTTSHRESSGGDDSDKQWVAGTLLILLGCVSWSSSYVLQSITIKRYRAELSLSSIICLAGTLQGAAIAVAVERRSSGWAVDWDSRLFAPLYTGIVSSGITNYVQGLVTKTEGPVFVTAXRPLCMIIVAIVGSIIVTEKLHLGS, encoded by the exons ATGGTGGCAACAATTTTCTggtttttgttctttctaGCGAAAAAGTGTATCTTTATAGCCAATCACTGTGATTTTTATGGAAGTAGAGacattgatttgttttcttccATTGCTTTTGTGGACAAG ACATATTTGCTTATGATTTTCTTGCAATTTGGCTCAGCCGGAATGTTCATAATTAGCATGGCGACTCTCAATCAAGGCATGAATCGTTATGTGCCAATCGTTTATGGCAATGCTATTGCTGCCTTTGTCCTTGCGCCTTTTGCCCTAGTGCTTGAAag GAAAATAGGGCCTAAGATGaagatttcaaatttcttaCTAATAATGACCGTGGGATTTCTTAA ACCAATCCTCGATCGAAGTTTCACGTACTTGGGAATGAAATTCACGTCAGCAACATATGCATCTGCAATTGATTATGAATGCaga ACAACAAGCCACCGCGAAAGCAGCGGTGGCGACGACTCCGATAAACAGTGGGTGGCTGGAACACTCCTAATCCTTCTAGGTTGCGTCTCCTGGTCCTCCTCTTACGTACTTCAA TCGATAACGATAAAGAGATACCGGGCAGAGCTGTCTCTGTCGTCGATTATATGCTTGGCCGGAACT TTGCAGGGTGCAGCGATTGCGGTTGCTGTAGAGCGTCGCTCCAGTGGATGGGCAGTCGACTGGGACTCTAGGCTCTTTGCCCCACTTTACACG GGAATAGTTAGCTCGGGAATCACA AATTATGTGCAAGGACTTGTGACGAAGACAGAAGGCCCAGTATTTGTCACTG CTCGACCTCTTTGCATGATCATCGTTGCTATTGTTGGCTCCATCATCGTTACTGAAAAACTTCACCTTGGAAGCTAa
- the LOC102623413 gene encoding uncharacterized protein LOC102623413 yields the protein MKKKRRGNRTGPRKSLEAKNNWNIMAIMAAATVATVVARPLSLTLVSRRRSRWGFSPLAYSSSSSSSSSSTRKLVLYSKPGCCLCDGLKEKLQAAFLLSGPDSLHDVDLQVRDITTNPEWEKSYQYEIPVLARVLSDGTEVLMAWINRFRIEAWLSQMSLDCVMAYQQLSFLNIVEALPRLSPRIGVELIQKKIAAALRQ from the exons atgaaaaaaaaaagaagaggaaaCAGAACGGGCCCGAGAAAGAGTCTTGAGGCTAAGAATAACTGGAACATAATGGCTATTATGGCAGCAGCAACAGTAGCAACGGTAGTGGCGCGACCATTGTCATTAACATTGGTTAGCAGACGAAGATCCAGATGGGGTTTTTCTCCTTTGGCttattcatcatcatcatcatcttcttcatcttcgaCAAGAAAGCTAGTGCTATACTCAAAGCCCGGTTGCTGTTTGTGTGATGGCCTCAAAGAAAAGCTGCAGGCCGCTTTCTTACTCTCGGGCCCTGATTCCCTTCACGACGTCGATTTACAG GTGAGAGATATTACAACCAATCCTGAGTGGGAAAAGTCTTACCAGTATGAGATACCTGTATTGGCCAGAGTACTTTCTGATGGCACCgag GTGCTGATGGCTTGGATCAACAGGTTTAGGATTGAGGCTTGGTTGAGCCAAATGTCACTCGACTGTGTAATGGCTTATCAGCAATTGAgtttcttaaatattgtg GAAGCTCTACCTAGATTATCTCCTCGGATCGGGGTGGAGTTAATTCAGAAGAAGATTGCAGCTGCTTTAAGACAATGA